A single Garra rufa chromosome 9, GarRuf1.0, whole genome shotgun sequence DNA region contains:
- the LOC141343402 gene encoding uncharacterized protein, which produces MEDIVKQLAEVSVRQQQCFELLTEQHGQIQGYLAELRLPAAQHIPLPDPRVTAARLLPKLTADDDIEAYLKMFESVARTEGWARGTWAALLAPLLSGEAQRAYFSLPASSQSNYNELKREILGRLGLSATTAAQRFHEWEFKARLPVRTQAADLMRLAEHWLLEDSPSPSQVAERVVVDRMLRALPRSMRQAAGMRGPKSIAELVEAVELADAAYHREAGERAPPFPRRVPQERRPPEGIPRPVRRPSSPRDEPMPTDPPSPPVKPWMAGCVVHRRTPRGAPMTTVKIQGRSCQALLDSGSAVSLARPGTLEPRPSPKAVMPITCVHGDTRQVFTNLLTFHKGRKAWTLEVGVLKDLPVPLLLGRDWPGLEAALAETTQPARPRRRLRRQPSRGSESPHSLLTTDSGREGESPARDTNLFHNVFQQVTGGGDFGRAQKEDDRLKHCWRQVRVLEGQDVLPAPHPLPHFVVQNGLLYCVAERRGEVKRLLVVPKEKTETVLELAHAHPMAGHLGAQNTVQRIRDRFHWPGLEAEVKRFCQACPACQRTSPRKPPPSPLIPLPIIGVPFERIGMDIVGPLPRSGRGHEHILVIVDYATRYPEAVPLRQANAKSIARELFLLCSRVGLPSEILTDQGTPFMSRLMADLCRLLKVRQIRTSVYHPQTDGLVERFNQTLKQMLRKVAAEDKKDWDLLLPYVLFGVREVPQASTGFTPFELLFGRQPRGLLDVAREAWEQQPAVYRTVVEHVQDMRSKIDRVMPLVREHLVKSQQAQQRLYNRAAQPREFHPGDKVMVLVPNVACKFLAQWQGPYTVEERVGPVNYRVRQPGRRQAVQLYHVNLLKKWVGDRDQVAALAVQEPAVVDANPNLSAAQKTELRHLVGQFQDVFSDTPGQTNVLSHDIHTPPGVVVRQRPYRVPEARRQAIEQEVQKMLKLGVIEPSRSPWSSPIVLVPKPDGTLRFCNDYRRLNEVSAFDSYPMPRVDELLERLGRARYITTLDLTKGYWQVPLSSEARPKTAFSTPSGHWQYRTLPFGLHGAPATFQRLMDVVLRPHQTYAAAYLDDVVIHSEAWEDHLERLRRVLSELRRAGLTANPRKCHLAYNEARYLGFTVGRGLIRPQENKVKAVLDTPRPTNKTQVRAFLGLAGYYRCFIPSFSSIAAPLTDLTRKGQPERVHWNDYAERAFTRIKEALTTEPVLRAPDFGCPFLLQTDASDTGLGAVLSQVQEGEEHPVMYISRKLSQAEKKYAAVEKEALAIKWAVLELKYYLLGRHFTLFTDHAPLQWMARAKDTNARVTRWFLSLQDFHFDVRHRAGTSNTNADGLSRSWAAYAGLSGVTSPPPPVSPFSSLLQNQDVAWGGECGGSPEEQSASPWQLIRNTCNCSTRTNRSRRDLLYKRAPKDRRVRSFSKELKRLPSLSIVPFTDSP; this is translated from the coding sequence ATGGAGGACATTGTGAAACAGCTGGcagaggttagcgtccgccagcaacaGTGTTTTGAGCTTTTGACCGAACAACACGgccaaattcaaggttatttaGCAGAACTACGACTACCAGCCGCTCAACATATTCCCCTACCTGATCCCCGCGTCACTGCTGCTCGGCTTTTACCCAAGCTaaccgcagatgatgatattgaggcttacctcaaaatgtttgagtcAGTCGCTCGTACAGAGGGCTGGGCTAGAGGTACTTGGGCTGCGTTACTGGCACCGTTGCTTTCGGGGGAAGCTCAGCGTGCTTACTTTTCATTACCTGCGTCTTCTCAAAGTAATTATAATGAACTGAAAAGAGAAATTTTAGGCCGCTTAGGGCTATCAGCGACCACTGCCGCCCAGCGCTTCCATGAGTGGGAATTCAAAGCGCGGTTGCCAGTACGCACCCAAGCcgccgatctgatgcggttagccgaACACTGGCTGCTAGAGGACTCGCCATCCCCCTCCCAAGTCGCCGAGCGGGTAGTGGTTGACCGGATGCTGAGAGCGCTCCCGCGCTCGATGAGGCAGGCTGCCGGCATGCGGGGCCCAAAGTCCATCGCAGAGCTCGTCGAGGCGGTCGAACTGGCGGACGCAGCCTATCAtcgggaggccggggagcgagcgccgccttttccccggagggtgcCCCAGGAGCGACGGCCGCCAGAGGGCATCCCACGACCAGTGCGCAGACCGTCCAGCCCCCGCGACGAACCGATGCCCACGGACCCACCGTCTCCGCCTGTGAAGCCTTGGATGGCGGGCTGTGTGGTTCACCGCAGGACCCCCCGTGGAGCCCCGATGACCACGGTGAAAATTCAAGGCCGCTCCTGTCAAGCTTTACTGGACTCAGGAAGTGCCGTGTCCCTAGCAAGGCCCGGCACGCTGGAACCCCGGCCTAGTCCCAAAGCTGTAATGCCCATTACTTGTGTCCACGGAGATACCCGCcaggtatttactaatcttctcaCCTTCCACAAAGGTCGTAAAGCCTGGACTCTGGAAGTTGGCGTCCTCAAGGACCTACCTGTGCCGCTGCTACTGGGACGGgactggccggggttggaggcCGCCCTAGCCGAAACCACACAGCCCGCCCGTCCACGCCGACGCCTACGTCGCCAGCCGTCGCGGGGGTCTGAGAGCCCACACAGCCTGCTGACAACCGAcagtgggagagagggtgagtcCCCCGCCCGTGATACTAACCTTTTCCATAATGTTTTCCAGCAGGTTACGGGTGGGGGAGACTTTGGAAGAGCCCAGAAGGAAGACGACAGGCTGAAACACTGCTGGCGGCAAGTACGCGTCCTTGAAGGCCAGGACGTCCTTCCGGCCCCTCACCCTCTCCCACACTTCGTCGTGCAAAACGGTCTGCTGTACTGTGTCGCGGAGCGGCGGGGGGAGGTAAAACGTCTTCTCGTTGTCCCCAAGGAGAAAACGGAGACAGTCCTGGAGCTGGCGCATGCTCACCCCATGGCTGGACACCTGGGCGCCCAGAATACCGTGCAACGTATCCGTGATAGATTCCACTGGCCGGGACTCGAAGCAGAGGTCAAGAGGTTCTGCCAGGCCTGCCCAGCATGCCAACGGACATCCCCAcggaaacctccccccagcccacTCATCCCTTTACCCATCATTggggtgccctttgagcggatcgggatggacatcgtagggccgttgccgaggtctggccggggccacgagcacatcctcgtcattgtagactacgccacccggtatccagaGGCCGTTCCGCTACGCCAAGCCAACGCGAAATCCATCGCCCGGGAACTGTTCCTGCTGTGTAGCCGGGTGGGGCTaccgtcggagatactgaccgaccagggaacgcccttcatgtcccggctaatggctgacctctgccggctgctgaaggtacgACAAATCCGCACATCAGTCTACCAccctcagaccgacgggctcgtcgagaggttcaaTCAGACCCTGAAGCAGATGTTGCGGAAGGTAGCTGCTGAGGACAAGAAAGATTGGGACCTCCTCCTCCCCTATGTGCTGTTCGGAGTCCGAGAAGTTCCCCAGGCATCCACGGGGTTCACCCCATTTGAGCTCCTCTTTGGACGACAACCCCGCGGCCTCCTCGACGTGgcccgagaggcctgggagcagcagccggcagtctacCGGACCGTCGTTGAGCATGTGCAAGATATGAGGAGTAAAATCGACCgcgtcatgccattagtccgggaacatctGGTGAAGTCCCAGCAAGCCCAGCAACGTCTGtacaaccgggcggcccaaccgcgggagttccacCCAGGTGACAaggtgatggtcttggtccccaaCGTAGCCTGCAAGTTCCTGGCACAGTGGCAAGGACCCTATACAGTGGAGGAACGAGTCGGCCCGGTGAACTACAGGGTAAGACAGCCCGGCCGAAGGCAGGCTGTACAACTATATCATGTCAATTTGCTGAAGAAATGGGTCGGGGACCGAGACCAAGTGGCCGCCCTAGCCGTCCAAGAGCCCGCGGTTGTGGACGCCAACCCTAACCTCTCGGCCGcccagaagacggagctgcggcacctggtcggtcagttccaagacgtcttctccgacacccccggccagactaacGTCCTCTCCCATGACATCCACACTCCTCCAGGCGTcgtcgtccggcaacggccctatcgagtcccagaggcccgccggcaggctatagagcaGGAGGTCCAAAAAATGCTCAAACTGGGGGTAATTGAGCCATCCCGGAGCCCTTGGTCCAGCCCGATCGTCCTCGTCCCGAAGCCAGACGGCACCCTGCGCTTCTGTAATGACTACCGGCGCCTCAATGAAGTCTCTGCcttcgacagctaccccatgccccgagtggacGAACTCCTAgagcgcctgggaagggcccggtatATCACAACACTCGACCTGACAAAGGGCTATTGGCAAGTCCCCCTTTCTTCCGAAGCCCGACCAAAAACAGCCTTCTCCACTCCGTCTGGCCACTGGCAataccggacccttcccttcggcttGCACGGGGCACCCGCAACATTTCAACGCCTCATGGATGTCGTCCTTCGCCCCCATCAGACATACGCGGCGGCGTACCTTGACGACGTagtcatccactcggaggcatgggaggaccaccTGGAGCGGCTCCGCAGGGTGCTGTCTGAGCTCCGTCGGGCTGGactgaccgccaacccccgcaagtgtCACCTAGCCTACAACGAAGCACGCTACCTGGGGTTCACGGTCGGGAGAGGACTCATACGACCACAGGAAAACAAAGTAAAGGCCGTCCTGGACACCCCCCGGCCCACCAACAAGacccaggtacgtgccttcttggggttggcgggctATTACCGGTGTTTTATCCCCAGTTTCTCCTCTATAGCTGCCCCCCTGacggacctgaccaggaagggacagccagaaCGGGTCCACTGGAATGATTACGCGGAGCGGGCCTTTACACGCATTAAGGAAGCCTTGACCACGGAACCCGTCCTGAGAGCTCCAGACTTCGGCTGTCCCTTCTTGCTCCAGACGGATGCCTCTGACACGGGGTTGGGagccgtgctctcccaggtccaggagggagaaGAGCATCCTGTCATGTACATCAGCCGTAAGCTGTCCCAGGCCGAGAAGAAATACGCGGCCGTGGAAAAGGAAGccctcgccatcaagtgggcagtcctggagctaaaATATTACTTACTGGGTCGACATTTTACTCTCTTTACAGATCACGCccccctacagtggatggcccgagCAAAAGACACGAACGCCAGAGTCACAAGGTGGTTCCtttcgctccaggacttccacttcgatgtgcgccaccgagCCGGCACCAGCAACACCAACGCAGACGGgctctctcggtcctgggcagcatacgcaggtctgtcaggggtcacttcCCCCCCACCCCCAGTCTCCCCCTTTTCTTCTCTCCTCCAgaaccaggacgtcgcttgggggggggagtgtggcgggagtcccgaggaacaatcagcgtcgccctggcaactcatcaGGAACACCTGCAACTGCTCAACACGGACCAATCGATCACGGCGAGATCTCCTTTATAAACGAGCCCCAAAGGACAGAAGGGTGAGAAGCTTCTCCAAAGAGCTAAAACGCTTACCGTCTCTCTCTATCGTTCCTTTCACAGACTCGCCGTGA